The genomic DNA GCAGGGCGAAGGCTTCCCGGTGGTTCTCAACTGGCTGAACCACGAATAGCAGGCCGGGGATAGTCCGGCTGGCATAACAGAGCAAGTCCGGAACCGGCAGATATGGCCTGTGCAGACATCACCTTTGTCAGATTTGACCAGCAGCGGCTGAAGCTTCTGAGCGCAGCTCAAATGCGCCGCACCGAGCAGGCCGCGATTGCGTCAGGCCGGGTCACAGGTCGCTCGATGATGCAAACCGCCGGGCGCGGTGTGGTAGAGGCACTGTTTCGGGCCGAACCGCATCTGGCAGCGCGCGGCCATCGAGCTGTGGTGCTGTGCGGACCGGGCAATAATGGCGGCGACGGTTTTGTCATTGCGCGTCATCTGCACAGCCTTGGCTGGCGGGTTGAAGTATTTTTCACCGGCGATCTCGACAGGCTTCCCGCCGACGCTGCCGAATATGCGGCGCAATGGCGGGAAACCGGCCAGGTAACACCTCTGCCGGACCTCACCGCCGCCATTCTGGCAAACGCCGATGTGGTGTTTGACGCGCTGTTCGGTACCGGTCTTGTGCGTCCTCTCAGCACCGGCCTGCTTGCCACACTCGACATGGTCGCGCGCGAAGCGCGCACCATAGTCGCGGTCGATATGCCTTCCGGGGTGAGCGCCGATACAGGCCGCATGCTCAAGCCGGAACCCTTGGATACAACCAGGCAAAACGCCGCCGCCCAGCAGGGCAGGGTCTGGCCGCAGGCGAGCCATGTGGTGACGTTTCAGCGCTTGAAGCCGGGCCATGTGTTTTTCTCAGAGCAGGCCGCGACAGGTGCATCATCCCAACAGCCGATCCCGGTTCTGGCGGTGGTTGATCTGGGTATAGCGGAGTTCGAACCGCCCGACCGGCTTTCGCCCGCCAGTACCAGTGCTGTGGAGACAATCCATGCCGGTGGTTATCCGCTGCGCCTCGGCAAGCCCAATCTGGCGCATAAATATCAGCACGGTCACGCCCTGATACTGGCCGGCGGCAGCGGCCATGGCGGAGCCGGCCGGCTGGCGGCACGGGCGGCGCTGCGGGTCGGGGCAGGGGCCGTCACCCTGGGCTGCCCGCCGGACGCATTGGTTGAAAACGCGGCGCAACTGAACGCCATCATGCTGACCCCGGTTGCAGATGCCGCGGCTCTGCAAAGCCTGCTTACTGATGGCCGCAAAAACGCCCTGTGCCTTGGCCCCGGATTGGGTGTCGGAATGGCGGTGGGGCAACGCACCCGCTCACTGGTGCTGGCGGCACTGGCCAGCGGACAGCCGCTTGTGCTTGATGCAGATGCTCTTATCAGCTTCGCAGATGATCGTGCAGCCTTGTTTGCCAGACTGCACCAGCGCGTGGTGCTGACCCCCCATGGCGGCGAATTCGCCCGGCTGTTCCCTGACATTGCAGAAAAACTTGACGCCACAGCACCTGACCAGCTTGGCGGCGCCGGATTGTCAAAAATTGATGCGGCCCGTGAGGCCGCCGCAAGGGCGGGGTGCTGCGTCCTGCTGAAGGGGTCTGTTACCGTCATCGCTGCAGCCGATGGCCGGGTGGAATTGTCCATCGCGCTTGGCCAACGGCAGGTCCCCTGGCTCGCAACTGCCGGTGCCGGCGATGTTCTGGCGGGCTTTATCACCGGCCTGCTGGCGCGCGACTTTGAGCCTTTTGAAGCGGCAGCCGCTGCTGCCTGGCTGCATGTCGAATGTGCTGTCGCGTTCGGCCCCGGCCTTATTGCCGAAGACCTGCCAGACATGCTACCCCGCGTTTTGAGCCGGTATCAAGCCGAGCTGCAATCAGGTGATGGATGCAATGAGCGATAGCAAGATAACCCCCTTGAGAAAACCGGTGCCTTGCCCGATCTGCAAGAAGCTGTCGCACCGCGAGAGCTATCCGTTTTGTTCCACCCGCTGCGCCAATGTCGATCTGGGGCGCTGGTTCGACGGCAAATACGCCGTTCCCGTGGTTGAGGAAGACCCCTCCAGCGACGAATTCGACACCGAAAACTGACGCCCGATTCGGCTCTGCAGCGCCGTCCGGTTTTTTCCCGGAAGAACCGGGAATCGTCACTGGACAGGTGTTTGCGACTTGCCTATAACCCGTCAGCAACAAGATCGGCCCTTGCCTCGGGGCGGCTGCCGCAAAGCGCAGATGTGCTGGCAGAAGATCGCGAATGCCCGGGTAGCTCAGGGGTAGAGCAGCGGATTGAAAATCCGCGTGTCGGTGGTTCAAATCCGCCCCCGGGCACCATTCATTTATTTTTTCCTGTTTTTTCAGTGTATTAGGTGGCGATTTTGTCCCACCGGCTGCCACCATTTCGAAAAGTGGGACACTTTTGTCCTACTTCTGTTCCGCCGTCATACGTTTCAAGGCACTTTCCGCTCGGATCTTCTGACTGGCGGCGCGGGTGTATCTGGTGACTTCCTTCGAAGTTCTGTGCCCGGTGATCGCCATAATCTCGAATTCGGTACAGCCTATTTCAGCGAGACGTGCGGCAGCCGCCTTGCGGAGTCCGTGAACGGAACACTGTGGAAGCCCCGCATCATTGCACCATTTGCGGAATCGATTCCCAAAACCATTGGACGTGAAGGGCCGATTAAAGGCCGTTACCATGAACGTTAAATCGCCCGTAGGGGTGGCGTCGATGATCCGCTGAAGAACAGGCACAATCGGAATTTCCAGGCGGACGGGATTATGGTTACGGTTCTTGTGTTGGGTGAATACCAACCACCCGTCGCGGACGTGTTGTTTCCCGAACTGAACAATGTCCGAACGCCGCTGCCCCGTGTAGAGGGCCAAGGCCAAAGCCAGCCGCGCCATGCTACCCACAGGGTGCGTGTCTTCGAACTGTTTGATCTCGCCCAAGGACCAGGAATGGAAGCCTTCAGACCCGCTATTGAGGTATTCAATTTCGGTCGCGGGATTACGGTCGTGCAGATCGTATCGGACAGCGAATTTGTAGAGTTGCCGAAGCGCCTTGACCATGCTGTTTGCAGCTTCCGGGCGGTCCATTTTTTCGTCGCGGCGCGCCCGAATGTGCTTTGGCTGGAGCAATGCGAAGGGTTTGTCGCCGTCGTTCTCGTGCTGGCAGAACCGCTCGAGGATACCCCTGCGAACCTTCTGTGTTCGGGGGTCCAATTCTCGAAACATTGCAGATTTATAGTATTCAGCGCAGAGCGCACGCACCGATCCGGGGACTACTTGCCCCACCTTCGACTCTGCTTTGGTCTTCGATTTGCCCGCGAAGGCCGCCTTGTAGGCGGCCAGAAATTCGGGAGAGCCGACAGGTGACGGTAGTCGAATTTTGCGCCCATTCCGTCTGAAATAAAGGCGCACGTTGCCGTGTCGGTCTATATCTTCGACGACGTATTTCAATTTGATCTTCATAAAATCCCCGGACATATCTAAGTGTCCCAAGGATTATTGTCTATATTGCCGTCGCTGGGCAAGGCTTCGAAGTATTGGTCCAAAGCCCGAACGTCCCAGACTTTGCGTCCGTCAATCCGTTTTGGTTTTGGCATTCGCCCATCTGAAACCATTTCGTCGAACTTGGTTGCACCGACCCCGACATAGCCTGCCGCCAGGACACGCGACAGCCCCCTCCGCGTAGGCGGCGACACCAGCGCGCGATCAGTTTGGCGAGACTCAAGCATCAGCCGGGAAGCCCCACTAATTCGATGAGCGGCGCGAAGAGGGCGTAGAGGTCGACACTCGCCCGTGTTCTAACACGTCTGCGCCCAAGGATTTCGTCAGAGGTTGCTAAAACCGATGGCGGCTCCTTGGACGCGTCAAAGACGAATTCGGCTGCCAACCCTCCTCCAGTATGGAAGCCAGGGCGCTTCAGTTCGATCTGAAGGCTCCAATTCTCTCCAAGGGCGACCCCATGGATAGCATCGAGTAGGCCGCCCTTCGATGCCCAGGCTCCGTCACGTTTCATGGATGGTGCAACGTTCAGACCGTGGGGATATCGCCGCTCTGCGGCCTCCACGATGGGTTCAAAAGCCCTGAGGTCCATCGCGATTCCGGCGAGTTCGGTGTAGATCGAGGCGCGAAAGATCTCGATTTTCGGGAAGGCCAGAGTCTTCCTGTCGTCGACCACAATACCTTCGCCAAGCAATCCGCGTTTCGCCATGTAACGGAACCGGTTTAAAATCGAATCTTGATCCTTTGGACTGAGCCCGCTAGCCCGGCAGTAGGCGTCGTGCATCTGACTTGCAGTGTAGAGTTCGCTCATCATCTAGGTCTCCCGCTGGAGCACATATAGCATACTCTAGCGATATCGCCAGATAAAATTCGCGATATCGCTAGACGTTTGGCAGGATCGTCAGATATGGTTCTGATTATGCTTCGGTTTCTGAATGGTCTCTTCGAGCCGGAAAGCGCGCGCAGTTCATTCAGAATGCCCCGGACAGCGTCGCCGCGTTCAGGCAAAGCACACAAAGAGGGGCGTAATTGCAGGGACCAGAGGAACTCGCGCGAGAGAAGATCGACCAGCGGCTGACGGCGGCTGGTTGGGTCTTGCAGGATCGCGACAGCTTTGACCGCAATGCGGCAGTGGGCGTTGCCGTTCGCGAATTCCCACTACCTGCCGGTTTTTGCGATTACCTTCTGTTCGTCGGGGGCAAAGCCGCTGGAGTCATCCAAGCCAAGAAAACCGGCATGACCCTAAGTGGAGTCGCTGACCAGCGGAGAAATATGTGCTCCGGCCACCGGAACATCTGGCGCGCCGGGACGAGTTTTTGATCCGCATATCCCAGATGGCTTGACATAAAGGGACTGATGGATTCTGGTTTGTTGAGGCAAATCAATCTATTAGGTGGCCGCGATGTTGGTTATTCGAGGCAATGCAACGGGTGAATCAGTTTCTAAGCCTTTGAGGTTCAATTTTGACCGGCGATTGAAGCTCCAGTTCCACGGCGCGAAGCTTAGCTCGGATAGCGGCTTGTTGCTGTTGCGGGAACTGGACGATGCTCTGGGACTGAGCCAGATGACGTCATGGGAACTGCGTGATAACCGTACTGGCAAGAACTCTCGTTACCAACTACTCGCGATGTTCCGCCAATCGGTGTTTGGCCGTATTGCAGGTTATGAAGATGTCAATGATGCCACCCGGCTGGCCCGCGATCCGGTGATGCGGCTGATCACCGGGCAACGGGACTTTGACCGCCATGGAGCTTCAGAGAGCCAGATGGGGCGGTTCGAGACGGGAACGCTTGTCAGCAAGAAGAACCTGATGGCTTTGACTGATCTCGGCGGCAGGTGGATTGACCGGGTTCAGCGGTTGCGCAAATCGCCCAATCTGATCCTGGACATTGATAGTTCGGTAAGCCCGGTACACGGCGAGCAGGAAGCTTCGGCTTATAACGGCCATTTTGGTTGTAGCTGTTATCATCCGCTGTTCGTGTTCAACCAGCACGGCGATCTGGAACGCTGCTCCCTGCGTCCTGGCAAAGTTCACAGTGCGGACAACTGGCGAGCGGTGCTTGATCCCATTATCGGGCGCTATCGTTGGACTGGCTTATGGCGCAAATACCTGCGTGGCGATGCCGCTTTCGCCATCCCTGAGTTGTTCGACTATCTGGAAGCCAATGAGTTTGGTTATGCCATCCCTCTGAGAGCCAACAAGGTTCTGGAGCGCCGTATCGCTCATCTTCTCAAGCGTCGCCCGGGTCGCCCGTCAACCTCCGTGGAACGCCATTATGCCAACTTCACCTATCAGGCTAAGAGCTGGAGTAAGCCACGCCGGGTCGTGGCCAAGGTAGAGTGGCACCCCGGAGAGTTGTTTCCCCGAGTGGGCTTTTTGGTCACGACGCTGACCGTTCCTGATGAACGGGTGTTCGAGTTCTACAACCGGCGCGGCACGGCAGAGCAGTACATCAAGGAAGGCAAATACGCGCTCAAATGGACACGGCTTTCCTGCAAGAGCTTCAAAGCCAACGAG from Pararhizobium sp. IMCC3301 includes the following:
- a CDS encoding NAD(P)H-hydrate dehydratase, with product MACADITFVRFDQQRLKLLSAAQMRRTEQAAIASGRVTGRSMMQTAGRGVVEALFRAEPHLAARGHRAVVLCGPGNNGGDGFVIARHLHSLGWRVEVFFTGDLDRLPADAAEYAAQWRETGQVTPLPDLTAAILANADVVFDALFGTGLVRPLSTGLLATLDMVAREARTIVAVDMPSGVSADTGRMLKPEPLDTTRQNAAAQQGRVWPQASHVVTFQRLKPGHVFFSEQAATGASSQQPIPVLAVVDLGIAEFEPPDRLSPASTSAVETIHAGGYPLRLGKPNLAHKYQHGHALILAGGSGHGGAGRLAARAALRVGAGAVTLGCPPDALVENAAQLNAIMLTPVADAAALQSLLTDGRKNALCLGPGLGVGMAVGQRTRSLVLAALASGQPLVLDADALISFADDRAALFARLHQRVVLTPHGGEFARLFPDIAEKLDATAPDQLGGAGLSKIDAAREAAARAGCCVLLKGSVTVIAAADGRVELSIALGQRQVPWLATAGAGDVLAGFITGLLARDFEPFEAAAAAAWLHVECAVAFGPGLIAEDLPDMLPRVLSRYQAELQSGDGCNER
- the yacG gene encoding DNA gyrase inhibitor YacG, with amino-acid sequence MSDSKITPLRKPVPCPICKKLSHRESYPFCSTRCANVDLGRWFDGKYAVPVVEEDPSSDEFDTEN
- a CDS encoding tyrosine-type recombinase/integrase: MSGDFMKIKLKYVVEDIDRHGNVRLYFRRNGRKIRLPSPVGSPEFLAAYKAAFAGKSKTKAESKVGQVVPGSVRALCAEYYKSAMFRELDPRTQKVRRGILERFCQHENDGDKPFALLQPKHIRARRDEKMDRPEAANSMVKALRQLYKFAVRYDLHDRNPATEIEYLNSGSEGFHSWSLGEIKQFEDTHPVGSMARLALALALYTGQRRSDIVQFGKQHVRDGWLVFTQHKNRNHNPVRLEIPIVPVLQRIIDATPTGDLTFMVTAFNRPFTSNGFGNRFRKWCNDAGLPQCSVHGLRKAAAARLAEIGCTEFEIMAITGHRTSKEVTRYTRAASQKIRAESALKRMTAEQK
- a CDS encoding IS1380 family transposase is translated as MLVIRGNATGESVSKPLRFNFDRRLKLQFHGAKLSSDSGLLLLRELDDALGLSQMTSWELRDNRTGKNSRYQLLAMFRQSVFGRIAGYEDVNDATRLARDPVMRLITGQRDFDRHGASESQMGRFETGTLVSKKNLMALTDLGGRWIDRVQRLRKSPNLILDIDSSVSPVHGEQEASAYNGHFGCSCYHPLFVFNQHGDLERCSLRPGKVHSADNWRAVLDPIIGRYRWTGLWRKYLRGDAAFAIPELFDYLEANEFGYAIPLRANKVLERRIAHLLKRRPGRPSTSVERHYANFTYQAKSWSKPRRVVAKVEWHPGELFPRVGFLVTTLTVPDERVFEFYNRRGTAEQYIKEGKYALKWTRLSCKSFKANEARLQLHALACNLANFLRTLVPRVTAYLQLLHMLVTLLAGGPGPGG